In the Thermodesulfovibrio yellowstonii DSM 11347 genome, one interval contains:
- a CDS encoding sigma-54-dependent transcriptional regulator, whose amino-acid sequence MVISDEAEKLYEIFDSIGITLRKTNKTKSPASTNFSTYDIAFIDIDSEGWEKRVIDLKQYMPVITIGKSDIKKAIKSMKLGATDFLQKPLRNESVKEIFENFKDKPKVEINGLIGISRIMEDVYCGIRKAALTDSNVLITGESGTGKELVARAIHNLSERKENPFIVINCTAIPDTLLESELFGFEKGAFTGANYTKKGLIEWADRGTLFFDEIGDVSPLFQTKILRVIQEGEFIRIGGNHPVKVDVRFIAATNKDLSKACKEGVFREDLFYRLNVIHIEIPPLRSRKEDIPSLTQFFIKKHSAKRKDINIKGITEEALDALMSYSFPGNVRELENIIERAIAFTNSVEITIKDLPAYLLKTQHSKKTPHGNLREAVDNFEKELIWSALQKSRGNISKAAELLGIHRQQLQRKLKQFKIAT is encoded by the coding sequence TTGGTAATTTCTGACGAAGCAGAAAAGCTTTATGAAATTTTTGATTCCATAGGTATTACTTTAAGAAAAACGAATAAGACAAAATCCCCTGCCTCTACAAACTTTTCTACCTATGACATTGCCTTTATAGATATTGATTCTGAAGGATGGGAAAAAAGAGTTATTGATCTAAAACAATATATGCCTGTAATCACCATCGGTAAATCTGATATAAAAAAGGCCATAAAATCAATGAAATTAGGAGCAACAGATTTTCTTCAAAAGCCTTTAAGGAACGAATCTGTAAAGGAAATTTTTGAAAATTTTAAGGATAAACCAAAGGTAGAAATAAATGGTCTTATTGGAATAAGTAGAATCATGGAAGATGTTTACTGCGGTATAAGAAAGGCAGCACTTACAGATAGTAATGTTCTTATTACAGGTGAGTCAGGCACAGGTAAAGAACTTGTAGCAAGAGCAATTCACAATTTAAGTGAGAGAAAAGAAAATCCATTTATTGTTATAAACTGCACAGCTATACCCGATACTTTGCTTGAGTCAGAACTTTTTGGTTTTGAGAAAGGAGCATTTACAGGTGCAAATTACACTAAAAAAGGACTTATTGAATGGGCTGACAGAGGAACATTATTTTTTGATGAAATTGGTGATGTGTCACCTCTTTTTCAGACTAAAATTTTGAGGGTTATTCAGGAAGGTGAATTCATAAGAATAGGCGGAAATCACCCAGTAAAAGTTGATGTAAGATTTATAGCTGCTACGAATAAAGACTTGTCTAAAGCCTGCAAAGAAGGTGTTTTCAGAGAAGACCTTTTTTATAGATTAAATGTAATTCACATAGAGATTCCTCCATTAAGAAGTAGAAAGGAGGATATTCCTTCCCTTACACAGTTTTTTATAAAAAAGCATTCAGCTAAAAGAAAAGATATAAATATTAAAGGAATCACGGAAGAAGCCCTTGATGCTTTAATGTCCTACTCTTTCCCTGGCAATGTTCGCGAACTTGAAAACATTATTGAAAGAGCTATAGCATTCACAAACTCTGTTGAGATTACGATTAAAGACTTGCCTGCCTATTTATTAAAAACTCAACATTCTAAAAAAACACCCCACGGCAATCTCAGAGAAGCAGTGGATAATTTTGAAAAAGAATTAATATGGTCAGCCTTACAGAAAAGTAGAGGTAATATCTCAAAAGCAGCAGAATTATTGGGAATTCACAGACAACAACTTCAGAGGAAACTGAAACAATTTAAAATTGCTACATAA
- the mutS gene encoding DNA mismatch repair protein MutS translates to MEVSQEELTPLMRQYLRVKEQYKDAIVFFRLGDFYEMFGEDAVIASKILGITLTSRDKSKEKAIPMCGIPYFSADSYIEKLLREGYKVAICEQIGDPKTSKGIVEREVIKVLTPGTYLPEGVRENIYIMSIYPSKGKIGIALADITTGQFFLYETDKNITDEIERFEPKEILIPASFEDSLKFEISSYNKTFIEDWKFDYLLAYKTLLEHFKVASLKSYGAEEFSNAISAGGALLKYLEENKQQTEFKGIKILNLSEFMLLDASTKKNLEIFVSLDGSREGSLIWVLDETLTPMGARFLKNTLSCPLLNISEIEKRFDGIEAFCGDYLLREKLEKILKDFPDIERIALKIKGKSINPKELNSLKNALKRIPELREVLRNKTEILNSLYNSLYELNELVTKIENALTENPPPVITEGGIFRDGYNSTIDELRALRTESKKYILNMEAEERKKTGINSLKIGYNRVFGYYIEVTKPNLHLVPSHYIRKQTLANAERFITEELKELELKIMSAEEKLKILEQELFIELVNSILPFTDKILNNGETIGFIDFLLSLAKVASKYNYVRPEINEEDIIEIKDGRHPVIERLIQLGKLYEGRFIPNDLLIGPADQRIIILTGPNMAGKSTYMRQNALIVLMAQIGSFVPAKYAKIGIVDRIFTRIGASDYLAKGQSTFMVEMIETANILNNATPKSFIILDEVGRGTSTFDGISIAWSVVEYIAEKIKARTLFATHYHELTDLAFNLDCIKNFTVVVKEWGDEIIFLRKIQEGGADKSYGIQVARLAGLPLEILNRAREILHRLEKKEFQVFPIRARQLDLFFQGDPIKAELSKIDIDSLNPQKALKKLKELKEMLKND, encoded by the coding sequence ATGGAAGTCTCACAAGAAGAACTTACTCCTCTTATGCGTCAGTATCTAAGAGTTAAAGAGCAATATAAGGATGCTATAGTTTTTTTTAGACTCGGTGATTTTTATGAGATGTTTGGAGAAGATGCTGTTATTGCTTCCAAGATACTGGGAATAACTTTAACATCAAGAGATAAATCAAAGGAAAAGGCTATTCCTATGTGTGGTATACCATATTTTTCAGCAGATTCATATATTGAAAAACTTCTCCGTGAAGGCTATAAGGTGGCAATATGTGAACAAATAGGAGACCCTAAAACCTCAAAAGGAATTGTAGAAAGAGAAGTTATAAAGGTTTTGACTCCTGGAACTTATCTACCAGAAGGCGTTAGAGAGAACATATATATTATGTCCATATATCCATCTAAAGGGAAAATCGGGATAGCCTTAGCAGATATTACCACAGGACAGTTTTTCCTTTATGAGACAGATAAAAATATTACTGATGAAATTGAAAGGTTTGAACCAAAAGAGATTCTTATTCCTGCAAGTTTTGAGGATAGCCTAAAATTTGAAATATCCTCTTATAACAAGACTTTCATTGAAGACTGGAAATTTGATTATCTCCTTGCGTATAAAACTCTCTTGGAGCATTTCAAAGTAGCCTCTCTTAAAAGCTATGGAGCAGAGGAATTCTCTAATGCTATTTCAGCAGGAGGTGCACTCTTAAAATATCTTGAAGAAAATAAACAGCAAACGGAGTTTAAAGGTATAAAGATATTAAATCTTTCTGAGTTTATGCTTCTTGATGCTTCTACCAAAAAAAATCTTGAGATTTTTGTATCCCTTGATGGTAGTCGGGAAGGTTCTCTAATATGGGTATTAGATGAAACGCTTACACCTATGGGAGCTCGCTTCCTTAAAAATACATTATCCTGTCCACTTCTAAATATATCAGAAATAGAAAAAAGATTTGATGGTATTGAGGCTTTTTGTGGAGATTATCTATTGAGAGAGAAATTAGAAAAAATTCTGAAGGATTTCCCAGATATTGAAAGAATTGCTCTCAAGATTAAAGGCAAAAGTATAAATCCAAAGGAACTTAACTCCCTCAAGAATGCTTTAAAAAGAATTCCAGAATTAAGAGAAGTTTTGAGAAATAAAACAGAAATACTAAATAGCCTTTATAATTCTCTATACGAACTAAATGAGCTTGTGACAAAGATAGAGAATGCTTTGACAGAAAATCCTCCTCCTGTAATAACAGAAGGTGGCATTTTCAGAGATGGATATAATTCAACCATAGACGAACTTAGAGCATTAAGAACTGAAAGTAAAAAATATATACTCAATATGGAAGCTGAGGAAAGAAAAAAAACAGGAATAAATTCACTTAAAATTGGATATAACAGAGTCTTTGGATACTATATAGAAGTAACAAAGCCAAATCTTCACCTTGTTCCATCTCATTATATAAGGAAACAAACTCTCGCAAATGCAGAGAGATTTATTACAGAAGAACTCAAAGAGCTTGAGTTAAAAATAATGAGCGCTGAGGAAAAGCTTAAAATACTTGAGCAGGAACTCTTTATAGAATTGGTAAATTCAATTTTACCTTTTACTGATAAGATACTTAATAATGGAGAAACAATAGGGTTTATTGATTTTCTTCTTTCACTTGCAAAGGTTGCCTCAAAATATAACTACGTGAGACCTGAGATAAATGAAGAGGATATTATAGAGATAAAAGATGGCAGACACCCTGTAATTGAAAGACTCATTCAACTTGGAAAGCTTTATGAAGGAAGATTTATTCCCAATGATCTTTTAATCGGTCCAGCTGACCAAAGGATAATAATTCTTACAGGACCAAATATGGCAGGAAAATCTACATATATGAGACAAAATGCTTTGATAGTTTTGATGGCTCAGATTGGTTCCTTTGTTCCAGCAAAATATGCAAAGATAGGAATTGTTGATAGAATCTTCACTCGCATAGGTGCTTCTGATTATCTTGCAAAAGGACAGAGCACATTTATGGTGGAAATGATTGAGACTGCAAATATTCTTAATAATGCCACACCTAAAAGTTTTATAATTCTTGATGAAGTAGGAAGAGGGACAAGTACCTTTGACGGAATAAGCATAGCTTGGTCAGTGGTAGAATACATTGCTGAAAAAATAAAAGCAAGAACCCTTTTTGCTACACATTATCATGAGCTTACTGACCTTGCATTTAACCTTGATTGCATAAAAAATTTCACTGTTGTTGTAAAAGAATGGGGGGATGAAATAATATTTTTGAGAAAAATACAGGAAGGTGGAGCAGATAAAAGCTATGGAATTCAGG
- a CDS encoding sulfite exporter TauE/SafE family protein, which yields MSKLRKLYELMMAGAIYQAKWEKQMSDNILKNKKRLLILIALLSPIVLVSFLGAADFLGGKSAYAPSHYTTTVFIASIAVGLAAGLITGCIGAGGGFIIAPALMAAGVKGILAVGTDQFHIFAKAIMGTVIHKKLGNVCVGLAVAFVIGSVLGATTGGYIQRTIYNWDPVASEAFISIVYAIILGFLGFYGLRDYIKLSKARKKGVQAGGDAHGDAHGGPMTTTKLALNIQKINIPPMINFDEDFGGRRISWLFVAMCGFLVGLLAAVMGVGGGFVTFPLFVYVLGVSTPTTVGTDILQIIFTAGYSSISQYAIYGYVFYTLAMGLLLGSLIGIQIGALTTKVVPGMVIRGFWVLTILAGFANRASVVPDKLRSLELWSISKEACDIITLIGNVVFWAAVGGFGIWVLGSFFKNLKAFREEG from the coding sequence ATGAGTAAATTAAGGAAACTATATGAACTTATGATGGCTGGTGCAATATACCAAGCCAAGTGGGAAAAGCAGATGTCAGATAACATCCTGAAGAACAAGAAAAGGTTGTTGATTTTGATAGCTCTTTTATCACCCATTGTTCTTGTATCTTTTTTAGGTGCTGCTGATTTTCTGGGGGGTAAATCAGCCTACGCACCATCGCACTACACAACAACAGTTTTCATTGCATCAATAGCAGTAGGACTTGCAGCAGGGCTAATTACAGGATGTATAGGTGCAGGCGGTGGATTTATCATAGCACCAGCACTTATGGCAGCAGGAGTTAAGGGAATTTTAGCAGTAGGAACAGACCAGTTTCACATATTTGCAAAGGCAATCATGGGAACAGTTATTCATAAAAAGCTCGGAAATGTTTGTGTGGGATTAGCTGTTGCCTTTGTCATAGGTTCTGTTTTAGGTGCAACAACAGGCGGTTATATTCAAAGGACAATTTATAATTGGGATCCTGTGGCAAGTGAAGCCTTCATCAGCATTGTTTATGCTATCATACTTGGATTTCTGGGATTTTATGGGTTAAGAGACTATATAAAGTTGAGCAAGGCTCGCAAAAAAGGTGTGCAGGCAGGTGGAGATGCTCATGGAGATGCACATGGTGGACCTATGACAACAACAAAGCTCGCACTTAATATTCAGAAGATTAATATCCCTCCAATGATAAATTTTGATGAAGACTTTGGAGGGAGAAGAATATCATGGCTCTTTGTTGCTATGTGTGGTTTTCTGGTTGGTCTTCTTGCAGCAGTTATGGGAGTTGGTGGCGGATTTGTAACATTCCCACTTTTTGTCTATGTACTTGGAGTATCAACACCAACAACAGTTGGAACTGATATTCTTCAGATAATCTTTACTGCAGGTTATTCCTCAATTTCTCAGTATGCCATTTATGGTTATGTTTTCTATACCCTTGCAATGGGATTGCTTCTTGGTTCTCTTATAGGAATTCAGATTGGAGCACTTACAACAAAGGTTGTTCCTGGAATGGTTATCAGAGGATTCTGGGTGCTTACAATTTTAGCAGGTTTTGCAAACAGAGCAAGTGTTGTTCCTGATAAATTAAGAAGCCTTGAACTGTGGTCAATATCAAAAGAAGCCTGTGACATTATCACTCTTATTGGAAATGTTGTATTCTGGGCAGCGGTTGGAGGTTTTGGAATTTGGGTTTTAGGTAGTTTCTTTAAGAACTTAAAGGCTTTTAGAGAGGAGGGATAA